One Methylocaldum marinum DNA window includes the following coding sequences:
- the ppsA gene encoding phosphoenolpyruvate synthase, with amino-acid sequence MLRQLKRTGIRVPAGFATTAQAYWDFVQANDLRGQISAALEALQRGRVSLAEAGQRIRNAFYRAEFPSEIADTIAQAYRDLAEQTGRKDPDVAVRSSATAEDLPEASFAGQQETFLNIRGERALLDACRRCFASLFTDRAIIYRENHGFDHLRVALSIGVQRMVRSDRAGAGIMFSIDTETGFPDVVLIDANWGLGETVVQGTVDPDAYAVFKPLLKQEAYRPIIDKTIGRKAEKVIYAEAGETRTVDCAPEERSHYVLADDEILALARWAAEIENHYGRPMDMEWAKDGDTNELFIVQARPETVQSRKEAGSLKSYTLRRKGRRLIEGLSIGDAIAAGKVCKLKSADEIDRFEPDGILVTPMTDPDWVPIMKKAAAIVTDHGGRTSHAAIVSRELGVPAVVGTGRATEVLADGSEVTVSCAEGDTGFVYEGIADYDVKDVQIEEIPETATKVMFNLANPARRCAGGGCPPMASVWRAWSSSSAISFASIRWPWCAGRNWRTRRRATASKS; translated from the coding sequence ATGCTGCGGCAGCTCAAGCGGACCGGCATCCGGGTTCCCGCCGGCTTTGCCACGACCGCGCAGGCTTATTGGGATTTCGTTCAGGCAAATGACCTGCGCGGGCAGATCTCCGCCGCGCTCGAAGCGCTTCAACGCGGGCGGGTCTCCCTCGCCGAGGCGGGACAAAGAATCCGAAATGCCTTTTACCGGGCCGAGTTTCCCTCCGAAATCGCCGACACGATCGCTCAGGCCTACCGGGACCTGGCCGAGCAGACCGGACGGAAGGATCCGGACGTCGCGGTCCGCAGCAGCGCCACGGCCGAGGACCTCCCCGAGGCCAGCTTCGCCGGCCAGCAGGAGACGTTCCTCAATATCCGCGGCGAGCGGGCGCTGCTCGACGCTTGCCGGCGCTGCTTCGCTTCGCTCTTCACCGACCGCGCCATTATCTATCGCGAAAACCACGGCTTCGATCACTTGCGCGTGGCGCTCTCCATCGGCGTGCAGCGCATGGTGCGCTCGGATCGGGCGGGCGCGGGCATCATGTTCTCGATCGACACGGAGACCGGCTTTCCCGATGTCGTCCTGATCGACGCGAACTGGGGGTTGGGCGAGACCGTGGTGCAAGGCACGGTCGATCCCGATGCCTACGCGGTGTTCAAGCCGTTGCTGAAGCAGGAAGCCTATCGCCCCATCATCGACAAGACGATCGGGCGTAAAGCCGAGAAGGTCATCTACGCCGAGGCAGGCGAGACGCGAACGGTCGATTGCGCGCCCGAGGAACGATCGCACTACGTCCTCGCCGACGACGAGATCCTCGCCCTCGCGCGCTGGGCGGCCGAGATCGAGAATCACTACGGCCGCCCCATGGATATGGAATGGGCCAAGGACGGCGACACCAACGAGCTGTTCATCGTGCAGGCCCGGCCGGAGACCGTGCAGTCGCGCAAGGAGGCCGGCTCGCTCAAGAGCTACACGCTCCGGCGCAAGGGGCGACGGCTGATCGAGGGTCTGAGCATCGGGGATGCGATCGCCGCCGGAAAGGTCTGCAAGCTCAAGAGCGCGGACGAAATCGACCGGTTCGAGCCCGACGGGATCCTGGTGACCCCGATGACGGACCCGGACTGGGTGCCCATCATGAAAAAGGCGGCCGCCATCGTGACGGATCACGGCGGGCGCACCTCTCACGCCGCCATCGTGAGCCGCGAGCTCGGCGTGCCCGCCGTGGTCGGGACGGGGCGGGCCACCGAGGTACTCGCGGATGGGAGCGAGGTGACGGTCTCCTGCGCCGAGGGCGATACGGGCTTCGTTTACGAAGGGATCGCCGACTACGACGTCAAGGATGTGCAGATCGAGGAAATTCCCGAGACCGCCACGAAGGTCATGTTCAACCTGGCCAATCCGGCGCGGCGTTGCGCTGGTGGCGGCTGCCCGCCGATGGCGTCGGTCTGGCGCGCATGGAGTTCATCATCGGCAATATCATTCGCATCCATCCGATGGCCTTGGTGCGCTGGCCGAAACTGGAGGACGCGAAGGCGCGCGACCGCATCGAAGAGCTGA